The proteins below come from a single Tachypleus tridentatus isolate NWPU-2018 chromosome 13, ASM421037v1, whole genome shotgun sequence genomic window:
- the LOC143237750 gene encoding sarcosine dehydrogenase, mitochondrial-like isoform X1: protein MIESKGAQLGPSKANRNQTTLTKSWKDRAETVVIGAGVGVSIAYHLARLGMKDVVLLEKSDLTAGSTWHAISRKWQDLQLSIMEELIWKRYTTTVLDF from the exons ACCCAGTAAAGCTAATAGAAATCAGACTACTTTGACCAAATCATGGAAGGACAGAGCAGAAACTGTAGTAATTGGTGCAGGAGTAGGAGTGAGCATAGCATATCACTTAGCCAGACTAGGTATGAAAGATGTTGTTCTACTGGAGAAATCAGATTTAACAGCTGGTTCTACATGGCATGCTATAAGTAGAAAATG GCAGGACTTACAACTCTCTATCATGGAGGAATTAATATGGAAAAGATACACTACTACAGTATTGGATTTTTAG